In one Bradyrhizobium sp. 4 genomic region, the following are encoded:
- the ectB gene encoding diaminobutyrate--2-oxoglutarate transaminase, producing the protein MKTVEMLESNVRSYSRSFPAVFSRARGSIMFAEDGRKVIDFLSGAGALNYGHNNQEIKAAISEYLDSDGVVHGLDMATPAKVEFMETFSSVILRERNLSYRFQFTGPTGANAVEAALKLSRKITGRHNVISFTNGYHGQSLGAIAASGNRFYRKASSIPLSGTTFMPYDGYLGSAHSPADYVRKVLMDESSGTDLPAAILVETVQGEGGINVAGKEWLQSIEALAKEVGAIFVVDDIQMGCGRTGEFFSFEFAALSPDIVVMSKSLSGYGLPLSMLLIKEAIDAWEPGEHTGTFRGNNLALVSGKAALNLYWRNQTLSQQVRRLGAFMRRRLDAIAHQHGNKFAVRGRGLVCGFDCKTTEIAEATSHRAFKKGLIIERCGPTDQVVKFLPALTIDQETLGQGLDIFEESLTETLNSARAS; encoded by the coding sequence ATGAAGACAGTCGAAATGCTAGAGTCTAACGTGCGCTCGTACTCACGTTCCTTTCCTGCTGTGTTCAGCAGGGCGCGCGGCTCGATTATGTTCGCAGAGGATGGCCGAAAGGTCATTGACTTTCTGTCCGGCGCTGGAGCGCTAAATTATGGCCACAACAATCAGGAGATCAAAGCGGCAATCAGCGAGTATCTGGACTCGGACGGCGTCGTCCACGGCTTGGACATGGCCACTCCAGCCAAGGTCGAATTTATGGAGACCTTTAGCTCTGTCATTCTTCGTGAACGGAATCTTTCCTACCGCTTTCAATTTACAGGGCCTACGGGAGCTAACGCTGTTGAAGCAGCTCTAAAGCTCTCGCGTAAGATCACAGGACGTCACAACGTCATTTCTTTCACGAATGGATATCACGGTCAAAGCTTGGGAGCCATAGCCGCGAGCGGTAACCGCTTTTACCGCAAAGCCAGCAGCATTCCCTTATCCGGCACAACGTTCATGCCCTATGATGGGTATCTTGGCTCCGCTCACAGTCCGGCGGATTACGTGCGAAAGGTATTAATGGATGAGAGCAGTGGCACTGATCTTCCAGCCGCCATTCTCGTCGAAACCGTGCAAGGAGAGGGAGGCATTAACGTCGCCGGTAAGGAATGGTTGCAGTCAATTGAGGCTTTGGCAAAAGAGGTCGGAGCTATTTTCGTAGTTGACGATATCCAAATGGGCTGTGGCCGTACAGGCGAGTTCTTCAGTTTCGAGTTCGCCGCGTTGTCCCCAGACATTGTTGTAATGTCGAAATCGCTGAGTGGGTACGGTTTGCCACTATCGATGCTCCTGATCAAAGAAGCGATTGACGCATGGGAACCAGGCGAGCATACGGGGACGTTTCGAGGAAACAACCTTGCACTCGTTTCTGGCAAAGCGGCTTTGAATCTGTATTGGCGCAACCAGACGCTCTCGCAACAGGTCCGACGCTTGGGCGCATTTATGCGGCGTAGACTCGATGCTATCGCGCACCAGCACGGAAACAAGTTTGCTGTTCGTGGACGGGGCTTGGTATGTGGATTCGATTGCAAAACGACCGAAATCGCAGAGGCAACGTCACATAGAGCTTTTAAAAAGGGATTGATTATCGAGCGATGCGGACCGACCGATCAGGTTGTCAAGTTCTTGCCTGCACTTACGATCGATCAAGAAACGTTGGGACAAGGCCTAGATATATTTGAGGAGTCATTGACCGAAACATTGAATTCAGCCCGAGCAAGCTAA
- a CDS encoding response regulator, whose product MRRPAPSPNQEQVVLSRYSTVSVIDDDPAIRAALNNLLKSQGHIVHTFASAEEFLRSSQLNHTSCVIADVQMPMMSGFELLEKMRAQGHAAPFILMTAFADDRTRARALSAGVAGFFAKPFADLELSACLDAALREQGGTNA is encoded by the coding sequence ATGCGTCGGCCAGCGCCTTCGCCCAACCAAGAACAGGTCGTCTTGTCTAGGTATTCAACTGTTTCCGTTATTGACGACGATCCTGCGATTCGTGCCGCACTGAACAATCTTTTGAAATCGCAGGGCCACATCGTTCATACGTTTGCATCGGCTGAGGAATTCTTGCGGTCGTCTCAATTGAACCACACGTCCTGTGTCATTGCAGACGTGCAGATGCCCATGATGAGCGGCTTTGAACTTTTGGAAAAGATGCGAGCCCAGGGCCACGCTGCACCGTTCATCTTGATGACTGCCTTCGCAGATGATCGCACGCGAGCTCGCGCGTTGAGCGCGGGCGTAGCCGGTTTTTTTGCCAAGCCGTTTGCTGACCTGGAGTTGAGCGCCTGCCTCGATGCAGCGCTTCGCGAGCAGGGTGGAACGAACGCGTGA
- a CDS encoding response regulator transcription factor, with product MRPSVFVVDDDLSMRESLVNLFRSIGLDVVAYGSAREMLQSELPDVPSCLVLDIRLPGLSGLELQNELAKQKIHIPIIFITAHGDIPMTVKAMKSGAIDFLSKPFRDQELLDGVVAAIEQDRKRRGVDKVVSRLQSLFEALSPREQDVLKLVAAGLLNKQVAAELGLAEITVKIYRGHVMKKMGARSLADLIRMAERLGIGTERFTVQT from the coding sequence GTGAGGCCGAGCGTCTTCGTCGTCGACGATGACCTCTCAATGCGCGAATCGCTGGTCAACCTATTTCGTTCGATCGGTCTAGATGTCGTTGCTTACGGATCCGCCCGGGAAATGCTCCAGAGCGAGCTCCCTGATGTTCCTAGCTGCCTTGTGCTTGACATCAGGCTGCCTGGATTGAGCGGCCTTGAGCTCCAGAATGAGTTAGCCAAACAGAAGATTCACATTCCCATCATTTTCATCACCGCTCATGGCGATATTCCGATGACCGTCAAAGCCATGAAGAGTGGAGCAATCGATTTTCTCAGCAAGCCGTTTCGCGATCAGGAACTACTCGATGGCGTAGTCGCAGCTATCGAACAGGATCGGAAGAGACGAGGTGTAGACAAGGTGGTCAGCAGGCTCCAGTCCTTGTTTGAGGCCCTAAGTCCACGAGAGCAGGATGTGTTGAAACTGGTCGCCGCCGGGCTATTGAACAAACAGGTGGCCGCGGAACTCGGGCTCGCCGAGATTACAGTCAAAATCTATCGCGGCCACGTGATGAAGAAGATGGGAGCTCGATCGCTAGCCGATTTGATCAGGATGGCTGAGAGGCTGGGAATTGGGACTGAGCGTTTCACGGTACAAACCTAA
- a CDS encoding trifunctional serine/threonine-protein kinase/ATP-binding protein/sensor histidine kinase has translation MPRDLSRTLFGSSIDSDIQLLWEDGDRAFCRGWHRQIHGSRAVVLVVRPIAEHPATLDRLAHEYELRGELDEGWAVRPLELIREAGRTMLVLEDPCGEPLLNLLGIRMEPKRFLRLAVGIARAVGKLHRHGLVHKELKPAHILVNCPDEQVRLTGFGLASRLSRERVPPEPAEFIAGSLPYMAPEQTGRMNRSVDCRSDLYSLGVTFYQMLTGALPFTGSDPSEWIHCHIARKATPPVEKSQNLPEPISQIVMKLLAKTAEERYQTAAGLEHDLQHCLAAWANHGRIDPFELGTDDTPDRLLIPEKLYGRALQIEVLLASFDRAVKSGAPKLVLVAGYSGVGKSSLVQELHKALVPSRGQLVSGKFDQLKRDVPYVTLVQTFQSLVRPLLSKSEGELATWRQALLEALGTNGRLMVELIPDLSLIIGEQPAVAQLPARQAQMRFQLVLRRFIGVFARRTHPLVLFLDDLQWHDAATLDLIEDLLTQSDLHLLLIGAYRSNELDAGHPLKRKLDSFRRADVNFEEITLSPLTADDVAQLVADTLRCGLKRAAPLAKLVHQKTMGNPFFAIQFLSELAEEQLLTFDHESARWRWDLERIHAKAYTKNVVDLMLGKLIRLPEATQDALQQLACFGNIAGTAELAIVLEISQEKVHATLWPAIRQELIARHGTAYRFLHDRVQEAAYFLVPESSRAPAHLRIGRLLAAHVPAHKREEAIFDIVSQLNRGVALIASGHEREQLAELNFVAGQRARASAAYASALTYFTVGAALLAEHSWGRRHELAFALETSRAECEFLVGQLDIAESLLSVLSKRALNAPQRATVACLRVDLYLALGQHGRAVLTGLEYLHDVGIEWSQHPTDQETLTEYQRMWSQLPEAIEDLSRLPAMTDQTMLATLAVLTRILPPAGFTDANLSALVICRAVTISLGYGNTDASCAHYAWLGRILAGRFGDYQAADKFGRLACDLVDRGEFSRFRAPVYLAFGCNVIPWTKPLRGGRVLIRRALAAAVSSGDVIYEAYSLLHLTSNMMMAGDPLKEVQNEIEKSFATIRDRKVQFAADTVAAQLAIIRSMRGLTRSFGCLDDQQFDELEVERSLARSLELSPSETVYWIRKLQARFLAGDYAAAVDARSKAEPKLWTLPTEPLIAEFHFFGALSHSCYCDKLGESEQQQHWLIIDAHYRQLQIWATNCPENFENRATLVGAEIARLEYRDAHAMRLYEHAIQTAARNGFAHHEAIACELAARFYAARGFDRISRVYLQDARRGYLRWGADGKVRQLDELNPHLSHEETAPAVNGLRIGAPVEHLDLATVTKVSQAISGEIVLQKLIDTLMQTAIEQAGAERGLLILLHGGEPRIEAEATTVADALLVKVNEQPVTPMALPESVLHFVLRVRENVILEDAVAEPSFAEDPYIRERKARSILCLPLITQGKLIGVLYLENNLAARIFSAARNSVLKMLASQAATALENSRLYSEVQQRESKIRRLLDANIIGIFIIREGGEIIEANQSFLTMVGYDREDLVAGRVNGLDLTPPEWHERTLNAGTEAKRTGAVQQFEKEYVRKDGSRVPVLVGLAVFDARDDQGVGFVLDLTERKRAEAEARESERRYRETLMGLAHANRITTMGQLAASIAHEVNQPIAAIRSNAGAGLNWLGAQPPNLEEVRQTFGLIVRDSMRAGNVIRRIRALMNKAPMQTELLAIDELILEVLGLVRAELAKNDVWVQTRRTEALPLVRADRVQVRQVILNLITNAIEAMSEINESDRELLISARTDDSNNVVVTFRDTGPGLDPNCADRVFDAFYTTKSEGMGMGLAICHSIIEAHGGRMWAGANDPRGAVFQFSMPVAPEGVDRSEQVSSTS, from the coding sequence ATGCCGCGGGACCTCAGCCGAACTCTGTTCGGCTCAAGCATCGACAGTGACATCCAGCTCCTGTGGGAGGACGGTGATCGCGCGTTCTGCCGTGGGTGGCACCGGCAAATCCACGGCAGCAGGGCTGTCGTGCTTGTCGTGCGGCCCATCGCGGAACACCCAGCGACGCTCGACCGCCTCGCCCATGAGTACGAGCTGAGGGGGGAGCTAGACGAGGGATGGGCGGTGCGGCCGTTGGAACTCATCCGGGAAGCCGGTCGGACTATGCTGGTCCTGGAGGATCCATGCGGCGAGCCACTGCTAAATTTACTCGGGATCCGTATGGAGCCCAAGCGCTTCCTGCGCCTCGCTGTTGGTATCGCGAGGGCCGTGGGCAAGCTTCACCGGCACGGCTTGGTCCACAAGGAGCTGAAACCCGCTCACATTCTGGTCAATTGTCCTGACGAACAGGTGCGACTCACTGGGTTTGGTCTGGCTTCCCGTCTTTCCCGCGAGCGCGTGCCGCCTGAGCCTGCCGAGTTCATCGCCGGCTCGCTGCCCTACATGGCGCCCGAACAGACCGGACGAATGAATCGCTCGGTCGATTGTCGCAGTGATCTCTATTCACTTGGCGTGACATTCTACCAGATGCTGACGGGCGCGCTGCCGTTCACGGGCTCAGATCCCTCGGAGTGGATCCATTGTCATATTGCAAGAAAAGCAACACCGCCCGTCGAGAAGTCGCAAAACCTCCCGGAGCCGATATCTCAGATTGTGATGAAACTCCTCGCGAAAACCGCCGAGGAACGCTACCAGACTGCCGCTGGCCTTGAGCACGATCTGCAACACTGTCTCGCAGCATGGGCCAACCACGGTCGCATCGACCCGTTTGAGCTAGGCACAGACGACACACCTGATCGGCTGCTCATCCCCGAGAAGCTCTATGGCAGAGCCCTTCAGATCGAGGTTTTGCTTGCCTCTTTCGATCGCGCGGTGAAGAGCGGCGCGCCGAAGTTGGTGCTCGTCGCCGGTTATTCCGGTGTCGGTAAGTCTTCGCTCGTCCAGGAGCTACACAAAGCACTGGTGCCCTCGCGCGGGCAGTTGGTATCAGGCAAATTCGACCAACTGAAGCGCGACGTTCCTTATGTGACGCTAGTGCAGACGTTTCAGAGTCTTGTCCGTCCTCTTCTCAGCAAAAGTGAGGGCGAACTCGCCACCTGGCGGCAAGCGCTCCTGGAGGCGCTCGGCACGAATGGACGACTGATGGTCGAATTGATCCCCGATCTGAGCCTGATCATTGGCGAGCAGCCCGCAGTTGCTCAGCTTCCAGCCCGGCAAGCGCAAATGCGTTTCCAGCTGGTGCTTCGCCGCTTCATTGGCGTGTTCGCGCGGCGAACCCATCCTTTGGTGCTCTTCCTCGACGATTTGCAGTGGCATGATGCCGCAACGCTCGACTTGATCGAGGATCTCCTGACGCAGTCGGATCTGCACCTGCTGCTGATTGGAGCTTACCGCAGCAACGAACTTGATGCAGGCCATCCACTCAAACGCAAGCTCGACTCCTTCAGGAGAGCCGACGTAAATTTCGAGGAGATCACGCTCTCGCCGCTCACTGCGGACGATGTCGCGCAGTTAGTCGCGGATACCCTTCGCTGCGGACTAAAACGCGCTGCCCCGCTTGCAAAGTTGGTGCATCAGAAGACGATGGGTAATCCGTTCTTCGCCATTCAATTCCTTTCTGAACTGGCCGAAGAGCAGCTATTGACGTTCGATCACGAGTCGGCGCGCTGGCGGTGGGATCTCGAGCGTATTCACGCAAAAGCGTACACCAAGAATGTCGTGGATCTGATGCTCGGCAAGCTCATCCGCCTGCCTGAGGCAACGCAGGACGCGCTGCAACAGCTGGCCTGTTTCGGCAACATCGCCGGGACGGCGGAGCTTGCGATCGTGCTCGAAATTTCGCAGGAGAAGGTGCATGCGACCCTGTGGCCGGCGATCCGGCAGGAACTCATCGCGCGCCACGGAACAGCCTACCGCTTCCTCCATGATCGCGTTCAAGAGGCGGCCTACTTCCTGGTGCCGGAATCCTCGCGCGCTCCTGCCCATCTGCGGATCGGTCGGTTGCTGGCGGCACACGTTCCTGCGCACAAACGCGAAGAGGCTATCTTCGACATCGTCAGCCAACTCAATCGAGGCGTCGCGCTAATTGCCTCCGGTCATGAGCGTGAGCAGCTCGCAGAGCTGAATTTCGTCGCAGGGCAGCGTGCCAGGGCGTCGGCTGCCTACGCCTCGGCACTCACATATTTCACCGTCGGTGCTGCGCTGCTCGCGGAGCACTCTTGGGGAAGGCGCCACGAACTCGCGTTTGCACTGGAGACAAGCCGGGCTGAATGCGAATTCTTGGTAGGCCAGCTGGACATTGCAGAGAGCCTCCTGTCGGTACTGTCGAAGCGCGCCTTGAACGCGCCCCAGCGAGCAACGGTCGCATGCTTGCGGGTCGATCTTTACTTGGCGCTCGGCCAGCACGGGCGGGCAGTGCTCACAGGGCTCGAATATCTTCACGACGTCGGGATCGAGTGGTCGCAGCATCCGACGGACCAGGAAACATTAACTGAATATCAGCGGATGTGGTCACAGCTGCCCGAGGCAATCGAGGATCTTTCTAGGTTGCCTGCAATGACAGATCAGACCATGCTTGCCACGCTTGCCGTCTTGACGCGCATTCTTCCGCCCGCAGGTTTCACGGACGCCAATTTATCCGCTCTGGTCATCTGCAGAGCTGTCACCATCAGCCTCGGATACGGCAACACTGATGCTTCTTGCGCCCATTACGCATGGCTGGGCCGAATCTTGGCCGGGCGCTTCGGCGACTACCAAGCAGCTGACAAATTTGGTCGTCTTGCTTGCGACCTGGTTGATCGCGGTGAGTTCTCCCGCTTTCGGGCTCCCGTCTATTTGGCCTTCGGGTGCAACGTGATCCCGTGGACGAAGCCCCTAAGAGGTGGCCGAGTTTTGATTCGGCGAGCGCTCGCAGCTGCGGTCAGCAGCGGCGATGTCATCTATGAGGCGTACAGCTTGCTTCATCTAACCTCAAATATGATGATGGCCGGAGATCCCCTGAAAGAGGTGCAGAACGAGATAGAGAAAAGCTTTGCTACGATACGGGATAGAAAGGTTCAGTTTGCTGCTGATACCGTAGCCGCTCAGCTCGCAATCATTAGAAGCATGCGCGGCCTCACGCGCTCATTCGGTTGCTTGGATGACCAACAGTTTGACGAGCTAGAGGTCGAGCGATCGTTGGCTCGGAGTCTGGAGCTGTCACCTAGTGAAACCGTCTACTGGATCCGCAAACTTCAGGCGCGATTTCTAGCCGGCGATTATGCTGCGGCTGTTGATGCTCGCTCCAAGGCGGAGCCCAAATTATGGACTCTGCCGACAGAGCCCTTGATCGCGGAGTTTCACTTCTTTGGTGCGCTGTCTCACTCATGTTACTGCGACAAGCTAGGCGAAAGCGAACAACAGCAACATTGGCTTATCATTGATGCCCATTACAGACAGCTGCAGATATGGGCGACGAATTGCCCCGAAAATTTTGAGAATCGGGCTACCTTGGTCGGCGCTGAAATTGCAAGGCTCGAATACCGGGATGCACACGCAATGCGACTGTATGAACACGCAATCCAGACCGCAGCACGTAACGGTTTCGCCCACCACGAGGCAATCGCTTGCGAGCTTGCAGCGCGCTTTTATGCTGCGCGTGGTTTTGACAGAATATCCCGGGTTTACCTGCAGGACGCCCGGCGCGGCTACCTTCGTTGGGGGGCGGATGGCAAAGTGCGTCAGCTCGACGAGCTGAATCCCCATCTCAGCCATGAGGAGACCGCTCCTGCCGTGAATGGCCTGCGGATCGGAGCTCCGGTTGAGCATCTTGACCTCGCGACGGTGACAAAAGTGTCGCAGGCGATTTCCGGCGAGATTGTTCTTCAAAAGCTAATCGACACGCTTATGCAGACTGCCATTGAGCAGGCCGGCGCCGAACGAGGTTTGTTGATTCTGCTACATGGAGGCGAGCCACGGATCGAGGCGGAAGCCACAACGGTAGCGGATGCGCTGCTTGTAAAGGTGAATGAACAGCCCGTAACGCCGATGGCCCTTCCCGAGTCCGTGCTGCATTTCGTCCTGCGTGTCCGCGAAAACGTCATTCTCGAAGATGCTGTCGCCGAGCCTTCATTTGCGGAAGATCCGTATATCCGCGAGCGCAAAGCGCGTTCTATTCTTTGCCTGCCACTGATCACGCAGGGCAAGCTGATCGGCGTACTTTATCTGGAGAATAATCTCGCCGCGCGCATATTCTCGGCTGCCCGCAACTCGGTACTTAAAATGCTTGCCTCCCAAGCTGCAACAGCGCTGGAAAACAGCCGGTTGTACAGCGAAGTTCAGCAACGGGAGTCGAAAATCCGGCGCTTACTTGACGCTAACATCATTGGAATATTTATCATTCGCGAAGGAGGCGAGATCATCGAAGCAAATCAAAGCTTTCTCACGATGGTTGGATACGACCGAGAGGATCTCGTCGCGGGGCGAGTGAACGGTCTCGACCTGACACCGCCAGAATGGCACGAGCGTACACTGAATGCGGGAACAGAAGCAAAAAGGACCGGAGCGGTTCAGCAGTTCGAGAAAGAGTATGTCCGCAAGGATGGCAGCCGCGTGCCGGTGCTAGTTGGCCTCGCCGTATTCGATGCGCGAGACGACCAAGGTGTTGGCTTCGTCCTCGACCTGACAGAGCGAAAGAGAGCGGAAGCGGAAGCCCGTGAAAGCGAACGACGGTATCGCGAGACTCTGATGGGGCTGGCACACGCCAATCGGATCACGACAATGGGACAGCTGGCCGCCTCAATCGCCCATGAAGTCAACCAGCCGATTGCCGCGATCAGGAGTAATGCGGGGGCGGGGCTAAATTGGCTCGGTGCTCAACCGCCAAATCTGGAAGAAGTTCGGCAGACCTTCGGGTTGATTGTCCGTGACAGTATGCGAGCGGGGAACGTGATCCGCCGGATCCGCGCTCTTATGAATAAGGCTCCTATGCAAACGGAGCTTCTCGCAATTGACGAATTGATTTTAGAGGTGCTGGGCCTAGTTCGCGCGGAACTTGCGAAAAATGATGTATGGGTGCAAACGCGACGGACTGAGGCGTTGCCGCTCGTCCGGGCAGATCGCGTCCAGGTGCGGCAGGTGATTCTCAATTTGATCACGAACGCCATCGAGGCCATGAGCGAGATCAACGAAAGTGATCGCGAGTTACTGATCAGTGCGCGGACAGATGACTCGAATAACGTAGTGGTCACTTTTCGGGATACGGGTCCAGGACTCGATCCGAACTGCGCTGACCGCGTGTTCGATGCGTTTTACACCACCAAGTCCGAAGGCATGGGCATGGGGCTGGCCATTTGCCATTCTATTATTGAGGCGCACGGAGGCCGGATGTGGGCGGGCGCCAATGATCCTCGCGGGGCCGTCTTTCAGTTCAGCATGCCGGTTGCGCCGGAGGGCGTGGATCGGTCGGAACAGGTCTCTTCAACGTCTTAG
- a CDS encoding FMN-binding negative transcriptional regulator — MYTPRSFQVVDITDVHRTMREARTATLITATHEGLVGTMLPVVLDEREGSMGTIYAHVARANPQWKLTPAGEAMAIFAGPEAYVSPSWYVTKHERGEAVPTWNYVAVHAYGPIEFFDDADRLRKVVTRLTDVHERSGKDRWAVSDAPADFIKTELKGIVGLRLQITRLDGTRKMSQNRNAADRAGVIEGLSKSDRDEDRRVAHLIAMTNPNDVL, encoded by the coding sequence GCACGCACGGCGACACTGATCACCGCTACTCACGAAGGGCTTGTTGGAACGATGCTGCCCGTAGTACTCGACGAGCGCGAAGGCTCCATGGGCACGATTTACGCCCACGTGGCGCGTGCGAATCCGCAGTGGAAGCTGACACCGGCTGGCGAGGCGATGGCCATTTTCGCTGGGCCGGAGGCCTATGTCAGCCCCTCCTGGTACGTGACCAAGCACGAGAGAGGCGAGGCCGTACCGACGTGGAACTATGTCGCTGTGCATGCCTACGGGCCGATCGAATTCTTCGATGATGCCGATCGGCTGCGAAAGGTGGTCACGCGGCTGACCGATGTGCATGAGCGCTCGGGCAAAGACCGCTGGGCGGTGTCTGACGCCCCTGCCGATTTCATCAAAACGGAGCTGAAGGGGATTGTCGGCCTGCGATTGCAAATTACACGGTTGGATGGGACGCGGAAGATGAGCCAGAACCGCAACGCGGCGGATCGCGCCGGCGTCATCGAGGGGTTATCAAAGAGCGACCGTGACGAAGACCGTCGTGTGGCTCACCTCATTGCGATGACGAACCCGAACGACGTATTGTGA